Proteins from one Acomys russatus chromosome 12, mAcoRus1.1, whole genome shotgun sequence genomic window:
- the LOC127196176 gene encoding gamma-crystallin B isoform X2, translated as MGKITFYEDRSFQGRCYECSADCPNLQTYFSRCNSIRVDSGCWMLYERPNYQGHQYFLRRGDYPDYQQWMGFSDSIRSCRLIPQHSGTYRMRIYERDDFRGQMSEITDDCLSLQDRFNFSEIHSLNVMEGCWVLYEMPSYRGRQYLLRPGEYRRYLDWGATNAKVGSFRRVMDFY; from the exons ATGGGAAAG ATCACCTTCTACGAGGACCGCAGCTTCCAGGGCCGCTGCTACGAGTGCAGCGCTGACTGCCCCAACCTGCAGACCTACTTCAGCCGCTGCAACTCCATCCGCGTGGACAGTGGCTGCTGGATGCTCTATGAGCGCCCCAACTACCAGGGCCACCAGTACTTCCTGCGTCGCGGGGACTACCCTGACTACCAGCAGTGGATGGGGTTCAGTGACTCCATCCGCTCCTGCCGCCTCATCCCTCAA CACTCTGGCACTTACAGAATGAGGATCTATGAGAGGGATGACTTCAGAGGACAGATGTCAGAGATCACAGACGACTGTCTCTCTCTTCAGGACCGCTTCAACTTCAGTGAAATCCACTCCCTCAATGTAATGGAAGGCTGCTGGGTCCTCTATGAGATGCCTAGCTACAGGGGCCGGCAGTACCTGCTGAGGCCCGGGGAGTACAGGAGATATCTTGACTGGGGGGCTACAAATGCCAAAGTTGGCTCTTTCAGACGAGTCATGGATTTTTACTGA
- the LOC127196176 gene encoding gamma-crystallin B isoform X1 encodes MGKITFYEDRSFQGRCYECSADCPNLQTYFSRCNSIRVDSGCWMLYERPNYQGHQYFLRRGDYPDYQQWMGFSDSIRSCRLIPQVSHSGTYRMRIYERDDFRGQMSEITDDCLSLQDRFNFSEIHSLNVMEGCWVLYEMPSYRGRQYLLRPGEYRRYLDWGATNAKVGSFRRVMDFY; translated from the exons ATGGGAAAG ATCACCTTCTACGAGGACCGCAGCTTCCAGGGCCGCTGCTACGAGTGCAGCGCTGACTGCCCCAACCTGCAGACCTACTTCAGCCGCTGCAACTCCATCCGCGTGGACAGTGGCTGCTGGATGCTCTATGAGCGCCCCAACTACCAGGGCCACCAGTACTTCCTGCGTCGCGGGGACTACCCTGACTACCAGCAGTGGATGGGGTTCAGTGACTCCATCCGCTCCTGCCGCCTCATCCCTCAAGTGAGT CACTCTGGCACTTACAGAATGAGGATCTATGAGAGGGATGACTTCAGAGGACAGATGTCAGAGATCACAGACGACTGTCTCTCTCTTCAGGACCGCTTCAACTTCAGTGAAATCCACTCCCTCAATGTAATGGAAGGCTGCTGGGTCCTCTATGAGATGCCTAGCTACAGGGGCCGGCAGTACCTGCTGAGGCCCGGGGAGTACAGGAGATATCTTGACTGGGGGGCTACAAATGCCAAAGTTGGCTCTTTCAGACGAGTCATGGATTTTTACTGA
- the LOC127196177 gene encoding gamma-crystallin C — translation MGKITFYEDRGFQGRCYECSTDCPNLQTYFSRCNSIRVDSGCWMLYERPNYQGHQYFLRRGDYPDYQQWMGFSDSICSCRLIPHTGSHRVQLYEKEDHKGLMMELKEDCSCIQDRFHLTEVHSLHVLEGCWVLYEMPNYHGRQYLLRPQEYRRYHDWGAVDAKAGSLRRAVDLY, via the exons ATGGGGAAG ATCACCTTCTACGAGGACCGAGGCTTCCAGGGCCGCTGCTACGAGTGCAGCACTGACTGCCCCAACCTGCAGACCTACTTCAGCCGCTGCAACTCCATCCGCGTGGACAGTGGCTGCTGGATGCTCTATGAGCGCCCCAACTACCAGGGCCACCAGTACTTCCTGAGGCGCGGGGACTACCCTGACTACCAGCAGTGGATGGGTTTCAGTGACTCCATCTGCTCCTGCCGCCTCATCCCTCAC ACAGGTTCCCACAGAGTGCAGCTGTATGAGAAAGAAGACCACAAGGGCCTCATGATGGAGCTGAAAGAAGATTGCTCCTGCATCCAAGACCGCTTCCACCTCACTGAGGTGCACTCGCTGCACGTGCTGGAGGGCTGCTGGGTACTCTACGAGATGCCCAACTACCACGGCAGGCAGTATCTGCTGAGGCCTCAGGAGTACCGGCGCTACCACGACTGGGGTGCCGTGGATGCCAAGGCAGGCTCTTTGAGGAGGGCGGTAGACTTATACTAA
- the LOC127196179 gene encoding gamma-crystallin D isoform X1, which translates to MGKITFYEDRSFQGRHYECSSDHSNLQPYFSRCNSVRVDSGCWMLYEQPNFSGCQYFLRRGDYPDYQQWMGFSDSVRSCRLIPHVSAGSHRIRLYEREDYRGQMVEFTEDCPSLQDRFHFSEIFSLNVLEGCWVLYEMPNYRGRQYLLRPGEYRRYHDWGAMNSRVGSLRRVMDFY; encoded by the exons ATGGGGAAG ATCACCTTCTATGAGGACCGCAGCTTCCAGGGCCGCCACTATGAGTGCAGCAGCGACCACTCCAACCTGCAGCCCTACTTCAGCCGCTGCAACTCTGTGCGCGTGGACAGTGGCTGCTGGATGCTCTATGAGCAGCCCAACTTCTCAGGGTGCCAGTACTTCCTGCGTCGCGGGGACTACCCTGACTACCAGCAGTGGATGGGGTTCAGCGACTCTGTGCGCTCCTGCCGCCTCATCCCGCACGTGAGT GCCGGCTCTCACAGGATCCGACTGTACGAGAGGGAAGATTACAGAGGCCAGATGGTAGAGTTCACCGAGGACTGCCCCTCTCTCCAGGACCGCTTCCACTTCAGTGAGATCTTCTCTCTCAACGTGCTGGAGGGCTGCTGGGTCCTCTACGAGATGCCCAACTACCGGGGGCGGCAGTACCTGCTGAGGCCCGGAGAGTACAGGCGCTACCACGACTGGGGCGCCATGAATTCCAGGGTGGGCTCTCTGAGGAGAGTCATGGATTTCTATTGA
- the LOC127196179 gene encoding gamma-crystallin D isoform X2: MGKITFYEDRSFQGRHYECSSDHSNLQPYFSRCNSVRVDSGCWMLYEQPNFSGCQYFLRRGDYPDYQQWMGFSDSVRSCRLIPHAGSHRIRLYEREDYRGQMVEFTEDCPSLQDRFHFSEIFSLNVLEGCWVLYEMPNYRGRQYLLRPGEYRRYHDWGAMNSRVGSLRRVMDFY, encoded by the exons ATGGGGAAG ATCACCTTCTATGAGGACCGCAGCTTCCAGGGCCGCCACTATGAGTGCAGCAGCGACCACTCCAACCTGCAGCCCTACTTCAGCCGCTGCAACTCTGTGCGCGTGGACAGTGGCTGCTGGATGCTCTATGAGCAGCCCAACTTCTCAGGGTGCCAGTACTTCCTGCGTCGCGGGGACTACCCTGACTACCAGCAGTGGATGGGGTTCAGCGACTCTGTGCGCTCCTGCCGCCTCATCCCGCAC GCCGGCTCTCACAGGATCCGACTGTACGAGAGGGAAGATTACAGAGGCCAGATGGTAGAGTTCACCGAGGACTGCCCCTCTCTCCAGGACCGCTTCCACTTCAGTGAGATCTTCTCTCTCAACGTGCTGGAGGGCTGCTGGGTCCTCTACGAGATGCCCAACTACCGGGGGCGGCAGTACCTGCTGAGGCCCGGAGAGTACAGGCGCTACCACGACTGGGGCGCCATGAATTCCAGGGTGGGCTCTCTGAGGAGAGTCATGGATTTCTATTGA
- the LOC127196180 gene encoding gamma-crystallin E: MGKITFYEDRGFQGRHYECSSDHSNLQPYFSRCNSVRVDSGCWMLYEQPNFSGCQYFLRRGDYPDYQQWMGFSDSVRSCRLIPHSSSHRMRVYEREDYRGQMVEITDDCSHLQDRFHFSDFHSFHVMEGYWVLYEMPNYRGRQYLLRPGEYRRYHDWGAMNARVGSLRRIMDFY; encoded by the exons ATGGGGAAG ATCACCTTCTATGAGGACCGCGGCTTCCAGGGCCGCCACTATGAGTGCAGCAGCGACCACTCCAACCTGCAGCCCTACTTCAGCCGCTGCAACTCTGTGCGCGTGGACAGTGGCTGCTGGATGCTCTATGAGCAGCCCAACTTCTCAGGGTGCCAGTACTTCCTGCGTCGCGGGGACTACCCTGACTACCAGCAGTGGATGGGGTTCAGCGACTCTGTGCGCTCCTGCCGCCTCATCCCGCAC TCCAGCTCTCACAGGATGAGGGTCTATGAACGAGAGGACTACAGAGGCCAGATGGTGGAGATCACAGACGACTGCTCCCACCTCCAGGACCGCTTCCACTTCAGTGACTTCCACTCCTTCCACGTGATGGAGGGCTACTGGGTCCTCTACGAGATGCCCAACTACCGGGGGCGGCAGTACCTGCTCCGGCCCGGAGAGTACAGGCGCTACCACGACTGGGGCGCCATGAATGCCAGGGTGGGCTCTCTGAGGAGAATCATGGATttctattga